A single region of the Streptomyces sp. NBC_00425 genome encodes:
- the pdhA gene encoding pyruvate dehydrogenase (acetyl-transferring) E1 component subunit alpha translates to MTVMEQRGAYRPTPPPAWQPRTDPAPLLPDAEPYRVLGTEAAAQADPELLRRLHAQLVRGRRYNVQATALTKQGRLAVYPSSTGQEACEVAAALVLQERDWLFPSYRDTLAVVARGVDPVEALTLLRGDWHTGYDPYEHRVAPLCTPLATQLPHAVGLAHAARLKGDDVVALAMVGDGGTSEGDFHEALNFAAVWQAPVVFFVQNNGFAISVPLAKQTAAPSLAHKAVGYGMPGRLVDGNDAVAVHEVLADAVRRAREGGGPTLVEAVTYRIDAHTNADDATRYRADAEVETWREHDPIELLEHELTARGLLDDDTRRTVREAAEEMAADLRARMNQDAVLDPMDLFSHVYAEPTPQLREQQDLLRAELEAEQEGAH, encoded by the coding sequence ATGACGGTCATGGAGCAGCGGGGCGCGTACCGGCCGACTCCGCCGCCGGCCTGGCAGCCCCGTACCGACCCCGCGCCGCTGCTGCCCGACGCGGAGCCGTACCGCGTCCTCGGCACCGAGGCGGCCGCGCAGGCCGACCCGGAGCTGCTGCGCAGGCTGCACGCGCAGCTGGTGCGCGGTCGTCGGTACAACGTCCAGGCCACCGCCCTCACCAAGCAGGGCCGACTCGCCGTCTACCCGTCCAGCACCGGCCAGGAGGCCTGCGAGGTCGCCGCCGCGCTCGTCCTGCAGGAGCGGGACTGGCTCTTCCCCAGCTACCGCGACACCCTCGCCGTCGTCGCACGCGGTGTGGACCCGGTCGAGGCCCTCACCCTGCTGCGCGGCGACTGGCACACCGGCTACGACCCCTACGAGCACCGGGTCGCGCCCTTGTGCACCCCGCTCGCCACCCAGCTCCCGCACGCCGTCGGCCTCGCGCACGCCGCCCGCCTCAAGGGCGACGACGTGGTCGCGCTCGCCATGGTCGGCGACGGAGGCACCAGCGAGGGCGACTTCCACGAGGCGCTGAACTTCGCCGCCGTCTGGCAGGCGCCCGTCGTCTTCTTCGTGCAGAACAACGGCTTCGCGATCTCCGTGCCGCTCGCCAAGCAGACCGCCGCCCCGTCGCTGGCCCACAAGGCCGTCGGATACGGCATGCCGGGCCGGCTGGTCGACGGCAACGACGCGGTCGCCGTGCACGAGGTGCTGGCCGACGCCGTGCGCCGCGCGCGTGAAGGCGGCGGGCCGACCCTCGTGGAGGCGGTGACGTACCGCATCGACGCGCACACCAACGCCGACGACGCGACCCGCTACCGCGCCGACGCCGAGGTCGAGACCTGGCGTGAGCACGACCCGATCGAGCTGCTGGAGCACGAACTGACCGCGCGCGGGCTGCTCGACGACGACACCCGGCGCACCGTGCGCGAGGCCGCCGAGGAGATGGCCGCCGACCTGCGCGCCCGGATGAACCAGGACGCGGTCCTCGACCCCATGGACCTGTTCTCCCACGTGTACGCCGAACCCACCCCGCAGCTGCGCGAGCAGCAGGATCTGCTGCGGGCGGAGCTCGAGGCCGAGCAGGAAGGCGCGCACTGA
- a CDS encoding 3-hydroxyacyl-CoA dehydrogenase, with protein MTGLDPSSAVAVVGTGTMGQGIAQVALVAGHPVRLYDAVPGRAREAAAAIGARLDRLVEKDRLAAADRDEARARLRPAESIADLADCSLVVEAVVERLDAKQELFRQLEDVVGEDCLLATNTSSLSVTAVAGALRNPGRFVGLHFFNPAPLLPLVEVVSGYATDVTSATRAYETARAWGKTPVACADTPGFIVNRIARPFYAEAFAVYEAQGADPATIDAILRESGGFRMGAFELTDLIGQDVNESVTHSVWQSFFQDVRFTPSLAQRRLVESGRLGRKSGQGWYDYREGAEPAEPHTAEKARPPAYVVAEGNLGPASELLALIREAGIQVREEDEDHGTRLVLPGGGQLALADGQTSVEFRDVVYFDLALDYRKATRIALASSQDTSPQTMSEAVGLFQALGKDVSVIGDVPGMIVARTVARIVDLAHDAVAKGVATEEDVDTAMRLGVNYPLGPFEWSRRLGRTWACALLDDLHERDPSGRYAPSLALYRHSYATEKREGAS; from the coding sequence ATGACAGGACTCGACCCCAGCAGCGCCGTCGCCGTCGTCGGCACCGGCACCATGGGCCAGGGCATCGCCCAGGTCGCCCTGGTCGCGGGACACCCCGTGCGGCTGTACGACGCCGTTCCCGGCCGTGCCCGCGAGGCGGCCGCCGCGATCGGCGCACGCCTGGACCGGCTCGTCGAGAAGGACCGCCTCGCCGCCGCCGACCGGGACGAGGCACGCGCCAGGCTGCGGCCCGCGGAGAGCATCGCCGACCTCGCGGACTGCTCCCTGGTCGTGGAGGCCGTCGTCGAGCGGCTGGACGCCAAGCAGGAGCTGTTCCGGCAACTGGAGGACGTCGTCGGCGAGGACTGCCTGCTCGCCACCAACACCTCCTCCCTGTCGGTGACCGCGGTCGCCGGCGCCCTGCGCAACCCGGGGCGCTTCGTCGGCCTGCACTTCTTCAACCCGGCGCCGCTGCTGCCGCTGGTCGAGGTCGTCTCCGGGTACGCCACCGACGTCACGTCGGCCACGCGCGCGTACGAGACCGCCCGGGCCTGGGGAAAGACGCCCGTCGCCTGCGCCGACACCCCCGGCTTCATCGTCAACCGCATCGCGCGGCCCTTCTACGCCGAGGCGTTCGCCGTCTACGAGGCGCAGGGCGCCGACCCGGCCACCATCGACGCGATCCTGCGCGAGTCGGGCGGCTTCCGGATGGGCGCCTTCGAGCTGACCGACCTGATCGGACAGGACGTCAACGAGTCCGTCACGCACTCCGTGTGGCAGTCCTTCTTCCAGGACGTGCGCTTCACGCCCTCGCTCGCCCAGCGGCGCCTCGTGGAGTCGGGCCGCCTCGGCCGCAAGAGCGGCCAGGGCTGGTACGACTACCGGGAGGGCGCCGAACCGGCCGAGCCGCACACCGCGGAGAAGGCCCGGCCGCCCGCGTACGTCGTCGCCGAGGGCAACCTGGGCCCCGCGTCCGAGCTGCTCGCGCTGATCCGGGAGGCGGGCATCCAGGTCCGCGAGGAGGACGAGGACCACGGCACCCGCCTGGTGCTGCCCGGCGGCGGCCAGCTCGCCCTCGCCGACGGCCAGACCTCCGTGGAGTTCCGCGACGTCGTCTACTTCGACCTCGCCCTGGACTACCGCAAGGCCACCCGCATCGCGCTCGCCTCCTCCCAGGACACCTCCCCCCAGACCATGTCCGAGGCGGTCGGCCTGTTCCAGGCGCTCGGCAAGGACGTCAGCGTCATCGGGGACGTCCCCGGCATGATCGTCGCCCGCACGGTCGCCCGGATCGTCGACCTCGCGCACGACGCGGTCGCCAAGGGCGTCGCCACCGAGGAGGACGTCGACACCGCCATGCGCCTCGGCGTGAACTACCCCCTCGGCCCGTTCGAGTGGAGCCGCCGGCTCGGCCGCACCTGGGCCTGCGCCCTCCTCGACGACCTGCACGAACGCGACCCCTCCGGGCGTTACGCGCCGTCCCTCGCGCTCTACCGGCACTCCTACGCCACGGAGAAGCGGGAGGGCGCCTCGTGA
- a CDS encoding TrmH family RNA methyltransferase, protein MTDPVTAGLDPLGRWRRLADDTVLLDGFHALKHAVRFGAEVPVAVAVDRAAALALAGELAPDVRETLAGLLTEVTGATYASLVPRPHPTAVAALAVRPSREAHLDRLGQPARATPVVVLDNPRNLGNAGAVIRLAAGFGATGVVTTGTLDPWHPTVVRGGAGLHFATAVERLTVDELPAGPVFALDPEGDDIRGVELPDDALLAFGSERSGLSPELRARADRLLALPMRPQVSSYNLATSVAMTLYHWSAAGGAPHLSGASAP, encoded by the coding sequence ATGACCGACCCCGTGACCGCAGGTCTCGACCCGCTCGGCCGATGGCGCCGGCTCGCCGACGACACCGTCCTGCTCGACGGCTTCCATGCCCTCAAGCACGCCGTGCGCTTCGGGGCGGAGGTCCCGGTGGCGGTCGCCGTCGACCGGGCGGCGGCGCTCGCCCTGGCCGGGGAACTCGCCCCCGACGTGCGCGAGACGCTGGCCGGGCTCCTGACAGAGGTCACTGGGGCGACGTACGCGTCCCTGGTGCCGCGTCCGCATCCCACCGCGGTCGCCGCCCTGGCCGTCCGGCCCTCACGGGAGGCCCACCTGGACAGGCTCGGGCAGCCGGCCCGCGCCACCCCGGTCGTGGTTCTGGACAACCCGCGCAACCTGGGCAACGCGGGGGCGGTGATCCGGCTCGCCGCCGGATTCGGGGCGACCGGGGTGGTCACCACCGGCACACTCGACCCGTGGCATCCGACCGTCGTGCGCGGCGGGGCGGGGCTGCACTTCGCGACGGCCGTGGAGCGGTTGACGGTCGACGAACTGCCGGCCGGGCCGGTGTTCGCCCTCGACCCGGAGGGCGACGACATCCGGGGCGTCGAGCTCCCGGACGACGCGCTCCTCGCGTTCGGCTCGGAGCGCAGCGGACTCTCCCCCGAGCTGCGCGCACGGGCCGACCGTCTTCTCGCCCTGCCGATGCGCCCCCAGGTCTCCAGCTACAACCTCGCGACCAGTGTGGCCATGACGCTGTACCACTGGAGTGCCGCCGGGGGCGCCCCGCACCTCTCCGGAGCCTCCGCCCCGTAG
- a CDS encoding Lrp/AsnC family transcriptional regulator codes for MPPPRPLDAIDQDILQMLQADGRASIRSVAERVHVSRANAYARINRLIEDGVIRGFGARVDHERAGQGTSAYITLTIVQNSWRTVREQLRRLPGASHIALVGGDFDVLLLVHTPDNRALREVVLTRLQAIPEVLSTRTLLVFEEEDLEPQG; via the coding sequence CTGCCGCCGCCGCGCCCGCTCGACGCCATCGACCAGGACATCCTGCAGATGCTCCAGGCGGACGGCCGCGCCTCCATACGGTCGGTCGCCGAACGGGTCCACGTCTCGCGGGCCAACGCCTACGCGCGGATCAACCGGCTCATCGAGGACGGCGTCATCCGCGGCTTCGGCGCCCGCGTCGACCACGAGCGGGCGGGACAGGGCACGAGCGCCTACATCACCCTGACGATCGTGCAGAACTCCTGGCGGACCGTGCGCGAGCAGCTCAGACGGCTGCCCGGCGCCTCCCACATCGCCCTCGTCGGGGGCGACTTCGACGTCCTGCTCCTGGTGCACACACCCGACAACCGGGCGCTGCGCGAGGTGGTCCTCACCCGTCTCCAGGCGATCCCGGAGGTGCTCAGCACCCGCACCCTGCTCGTGTTCGAGGAGGAGGACCTGGAGCCCCAGGGCTGA
- a CDS encoding TetR/AcrR family transcriptional regulator, with protein sequence MTTAKRDTYTPESLLSVAVQVFNERGYDGTSMEHLSRAAGISKSSIYHHVAGKEELLRRAVSRALDGLFAILDEEHARAGHASERLEYVVRRMVEVLIGELPYVTLLLRVRGNTDTERWALERRRDFDHRVAELLRAAAAEGEVRGDMEVRLATRLVFGMINSIVEWYRPGGRGMVESEVADAVVRLVFEGLRTAP encoded by the coding sequence GTGACCACCGCCAAGCGCGACACGTACACCCCGGAGAGCCTGCTCTCCGTCGCCGTCCAGGTCTTCAACGAGCGCGGCTACGACGGCACCTCCATGGAGCACCTCTCCAGGGCGGCCGGCATCTCCAAGTCGTCGATCTACCACCACGTCGCCGGCAAGGAGGAACTCCTGCGGCGTGCCGTCAGCCGGGCGCTGGACGGACTGTTCGCGATCCTCGACGAGGAGCACGCGCGCGCGGGGCACGCCTCGGAACGCCTCGAGTACGTCGTGCGGCGCATGGTCGAGGTCCTCATAGGTGAACTGCCGTACGTGACGCTGCTGCTGCGGGTGCGCGGCAACACCGACACCGAGCGGTGGGCCCTGGAGCGGCGCCGGGACTTCGACCACCGGGTCGCCGAGCTGCTGAGGGCGGCCGCCGCCGAGGGGGAGGTGCGCGGCGACATGGAGGTGCGCCTCGCGACCCGCCTGGTCTTCGGGATGATCAACTCGATCGTCGAGTGGTACCGGCCCGGCGGCCGCGGGATGGTCGAGAGCGAGGTGGCGGACGCGGTGGTGCGGCTCGTCTTCGAAGGGCTGCGCACGGCCCCTTAG
- the paaN gene encoding phenylacetic acid degradation protein PaaN, with translation MAAAELTAHALIAQHRPTLDQALEAIRTRAYWSPHPEHPKAYGENGSLDAAAGKAAFDAVLNTRLDLGQPGTDGWVGGEVSPYGPELGVSYPHADVDTLLPAMRSGQRAWRDAGAEVRALVCLEILKRISDRTHEFAHAVMHTSGQAFMMAFQAGGPHAQDRGLEAVAYAYAEQVRTPGTAEWSKPQGKRDPLAMTKSFTPVPRGVALLIGCNTFPTWNGYPGLFASLATGNAVLVKPHPRAVLPLALTVGVAREVLAAAGFDPNLVALAAERPGEGIAKTLATRPEIRIVDYTGSTAFGDWLEANARQAQVYTEKAGVNTVLVESTANYKGMLANLAFSLSLYSGQMCTTPQNLLIPRDGIRTDEGPKSYDEVVADLARSVDGLLGDDARANALLGAIVNPDVKARLEAAAGLGEVALASREVANPEFPDAIVRTPVIVKLDGAKPDDEAAYMSECFGPVSFAVAVDSAADAVALLRRTVREKGAMTVGAYTTDDQVEQAVQEVCLDEAAQLSLNLTGGVYVNQTAAFSDFHGSGGNPAANAALTDGAFVANRFRVVEVRRDA, from the coding sequence ATGGCCGCCGCCGAACTGACCGCGCACGCTCTGATCGCCCAGCACCGGCCCACCCTCGACCAGGCCCTGGAAGCGATCCGCACGCGCGCGTACTGGTCCCCCCACCCGGAACACCCCAAGGCCTACGGGGAGAACGGCAGCCTGGACGCGGCAGCCGGGAAGGCCGCCTTCGACGCCGTCCTGAACACCCGTCTCGACCTCGGCCAGCCCGGCACCGACGGCTGGGTGGGCGGCGAGGTCTCGCCGTACGGCCCCGAACTCGGCGTCTCCTACCCGCACGCGGACGTGGACACCCTGCTGCCCGCGATGCGCTCCGGACAGCGCGCCTGGCGGGACGCGGGCGCGGAGGTCCGCGCGCTGGTCTGTCTGGAGATCCTCAAGCGGATCAGCGACCGCACCCACGAGTTCGCCCATGCCGTCATGCACACGTCCGGCCAGGCCTTCATGATGGCCTTCCAGGCCGGCGGCCCGCACGCCCAGGACCGCGGTCTGGAAGCGGTGGCGTACGCCTACGCCGAGCAGGTCCGCACCCCCGGCACGGCGGAGTGGAGCAAGCCCCAGGGCAAGCGCGACCCGCTCGCGATGACCAAGAGCTTCACGCCCGTCCCGCGCGGCGTCGCCCTGCTCATCGGCTGCAACACCTTCCCGACCTGGAACGGCTACCCCGGCCTGTTCGCGTCGCTGGCCACCGGCAACGCGGTCCTGGTCAAGCCCCACCCGCGCGCGGTGCTGCCGCTCGCGCTGACCGTGGGCGTCGCACGCGAGGTGCTCGCCGCGGCCGGCTTCGACCCGAACCTGGTCGCGCTGGCCGCCGAGCGCCCCGGCGAGGGCATCGCCAAGACGCTGGCCACCCGCCCCGAGATCCGGATCGTCGACTACACCGGCTCGACCGCCTTCGGCGACTGGCTGGAGGCCAACGCCCGCCAGGCGCAGGTCTACACCGAGAAGGCCGGCGTCAACACGGTGCTCGTGGAGTCGACCGCGAACTACAAGGGCATGCTCGCCAACCTGGCGTTCTCGCTGTCCCTGTACAGCGGCCAGATGTGCACCACCCCGCAGAACCTGCTGATCCCCCGCGACGGCATCCGCACCGACGAGGGCCCGAAGTCCTACGACGAGGTCGTCGCCGACCTCGCCCGCTCGGTCGACGGTCTCCTCGGCGACGACGCGCGCGCGAACGCCCTGCTCGGCGCGATCGTCAACCCCGACGTCAAGGCCCGTCTGGAAGCCGCGGCGGGCCTCGGCGAGGTCGCCCTCGCCTCCCGCGAGGTCGCCAACCCGGAGTTCCCGGACGCGATCGTGCGCACCCCGGTGATCGTCAAGCTCGACGGAGCCAAGCCGGACGACGAGGCCGCCTACATGAGCGAGTGCTTCGGCCCCGTCTCCTTCGCCGTCGCGGTCGACTCCGCGGCCGACGCGGTGGCCCTGCTGCGGCGCACCGTGCGGGAGAAGGGCGCGATGACGGTCGGCGCGTACACCACCGACGACCAGGTCGAGCAGGCCGTCCAGGAGGTCTGCCTGGACGAGGCCGCCCAGCTCTCCCTGAACCTCACCGGCGGCGTCTACGTCAACCAGACGGCCGCGTTCTCCGACTTCCACGGCTCGGGCGGCAACCCGGCGGCCAACGCGGCCCTCACCGACGGCGCCTTCGTCGCGAACCGCTTCCGCGTCGTCGAGGTCCGCCGGGACGCCTAG
- a CDS encoding alpha-ketoacid dehydrogenase subunit beta has protein sequence MTTVALKPATMAQALTRALRDAMAADPAVHVLGEDVGALGGVFRVTDGLAKEFGEDRCTDTPLAEAGILGTAVGMAMYGLRPVVEMQFDAFAYPAFEQLISHVARMRNRTRGRMPLPITVRVPYGGGIGGVEHHSDSSEAYYIATPGLHVVTPATVADAYGLLRAAIASDDPVVFLEPKRLYWSKDSWNPQEPQSVEPIGRAVVRRPGRSATLITYGPSVPVCLEAAEAARAEGWDLEVVDLRSLVPFDDETVAASVRRTGRAVVVHESGSFGGPGGEIAARVTERCFHHLEAPVLRVAGFDLPYPPPMLERHHLPGVDRILDAVARLQWEAGN, from the coding sequence ATGACGACGGTCGCCCTCAAGCCCGCCACCATGGCGCAGGCACTCACGCGCGCGCTCCGTGACGCGATGGCCGCCGACCCGGCCGTGCACGTCCTGGGCGAGGACGTGGGCGCCCTCGGCGGGGTGTTCCGGGTCACCGACGGGCTCGCGAAGGAGTTCGGCGAGGACCGCTGCACGGACACCCCGCTCGCCGAGGCCGGCATCCTCGGCACCGCCGTCGGCATGGCCATGTACGGCCTGCGCCCGGTCGTGGAGATGCAGTTCGACGCCTTCGCCTATCCGGCGTTCGAGCAGCTCATCAGCCATGTCGCGCGCATGCGCAACCGCACCCGCGGCCGGATGCCCCTGCCGATCACCGTCCGCGTGCCCTACGGCGGCGGCATCGGCGGCGTCGAGCACCACAGCGACTCCTCCGAGGCGTACTACATCGCGACGCCGGGCCTGCACGTCGTCACGCCCGCCACGGTCGCCGACGCCTACGGCCTGCTGCGCGCCGCCATCGCCTCCGACGACCCGGTCGTCTTCCTCGAACCCAAGCGCCTGTACTGGTCCAAGGACTCCTGGAACCCGCAGGAACCGCAGTCGGTCGAGCCGATCGGCCGTGCGGTCGTGCGGCGCCCGGGCCGCAGCGCGACCCTGATCACGTACGGGCCGTCGGTGCCGGTCTGTCTCGAGGCCGCCGAGGCGGCGCGGGCCGAGGGGTGGGACCTCGAGGTCGTCGACCTGCGGTCCCTGGTGCCCTTCGACGACGAGACGGTCGCCGCGTCGGTGCGGCGCACCGGCCGCGCGGTCGTCGTCCACGAGTCGGGCTCGTTCGGCGGCCCGGGCGGAGAGATCGCGGCCCGCGTCACCGAGCGCTGCTTCCACCACCTGGAGGCGCCGGTGCTGCGCGTCGCCGGGTTCGATCTGCCGTATCCGCCGCCGATGCTGGAGCGCCATCACCTGCCCGGCGTCGACCGCATCCTGGACGCCGTGGCGCGGCTGCAGTGGGAGGCCGGGAACTGA